A genomic region of Gemmata massiliana contains the following coding sequences:
- a CDS encoding DUF3467 domain-containing protein, whose amino-acid sequence MSEEVKPAPAPAQNPQQQVQIPVDVTNRETVYANFVQAHLNADEVYLELGTFSQVVTPAGPDPITLTHRVIMNFVTAKRLADLLKRAVAQHEQMFGVVELDPNRRLRVPQQQRPNGM is encoded by the coding sequence ATGTCCGAGGAAGTGAAGCCGGCGCCCGCACCCGCACAGAACCCGCAGCAACAGGTGCAGATCCCGGTGGACGTGACGAACCGGGAAACGGTGTACGCGAACTTCGTTCAGGCCCACTTGAACGCGGACGAAGTGTACCTGGAACTGGGCACGTTCTCCCAGGTGGTGACGCCGGCCGGTCCCGACCCGATCACGCTGACCCACCGGGTCATCATGAACTTCGTGACCGCGAAGCGCCTCGCCGACCTGCTGAAGCGGGCGGTCGCGCAGCACGAGCAGATGTTCGGCGTGGTCGAACTCGACCCGAACCGCCGGCTCCGCGTGCCGCAGCAACAGCGCCCGAACGGAATGTGA
- a CDS encoding BREX system ATP-binding domain-containing protein: MTSPASTTTPATEARSHPVDKFLNTLARTNPFSHHRVTATGDRPVDVPSIHETEFRALVALAERAHDQNEAVGAVVWGESGSGKSNLLRRLGEWAAGGRAILVNFLELQAAPDRLHRAVLNAVVSALTNGMTAPWHRTPLYALLEELIRPAVTTGKKKLSPAELDAAFRKQVAGPVALVGAQPAVRAAGELLRCFLKTAMLERSRQGDGEAAGAAVRRLSGDGLDEDEAKAVGQRPADVENPLDAADSAGVLALLAQIARAEGKPLVICFDQINNLPRQQIADVSRLLHDLNDRLRNTLLVLSEVQGELVKLTEAGVISQATWDRLSANKVELQRVIVPKCRRILEARLEQFLVPFEGEEEVKRHYTEDGLFPLGENWFRDRFGKSVDVRPRHMIDAAREQWEELQKSLVATPDKRKWLDRWPNVDRTVKEPRKVEELIDEEVGKAVSGRITRHTATSNALPPNADNLCGLTEALLAASGVGLAVSRPKHGSPYDLLVRASRPGGGETTTGLVFVATGSSNSVTSALARLLGDKNTPNQVILVTDQRLPLAFGRATKAQGRNHYTALKTVPGFEHLELPLTEYAALEALDTVSRQARDLEIRQPDGSARALQRDEVIASYRRTGRFKTHPLLSRFIGDALPPVKVTITDVEVRTFIDGRLAITMGTDTQELARQFLNQLPPDRRVGLDVAGCRTRIEAVAKVMSESKDIAMTKLPDGFFLLPKRRPATR; the protein is encoded by the coding sequence ATGACATCGCCCGCCAGTACGACGACTCCCGCGACCGAGGCCCGGTCGCATCCGGTCGATAAGTTCCTGAACACGCTCGCGCGCACGAACCCGTTCAGCCACCACCGCGTGACCGCGACCGGTGACCGGCCGGTCGATGTGCCGAGCATTCATGAAACCGAGTTCCGCGCGCTGGTCGCGCTGGCGGAACGGGCACACGACCAGAACGAAGCGGTCGGGGCGGTGGTGTGGGGCGAGTCCGGTTCGGGCAAGAGTAACCTGTTGCGGCGGCTCGGTGAATGGGCCGCGGGCGGGCGGGCGATACTGGTCAACTTTCTCGAACTCCAGGCTGCTCCGGACCGGCTCCACCGGGCTGTGCTGAATGCCGTCGTTAGTGCGCTCACCAACGGCATGACGGCCCCGTGGCACCGTACCCCGCTTTACGCGCTGCTCGAAGAACTGATTCGCCCGGCCGTCACCACCGGTAAGAAGAAACTCTCGCCGGCGGAACTGGATGCGGCGTTCCGGAAGCAAGTGGCCGGTCCGGTCGCACTTGTTGGGGCGCAACCGGCCGTTCGTGCGGCGGGCGAACTGCTGCGGTGCTTCTTGAAGACGGCGATGCTGGAGCGGTCGCGTCAAGGCGACGGCGAAGCGGCAGGTGCGGCCGTCCGTCGATTGAGTGGTGACGGGTTGGACGAAGACGAAGCAAAGGCCGTCGGGCAGCGCCCGGCCGACGTCGAGAACCCGCTCGACGCGGCCGACAGTGCCGGGGTACTGGCGCTGCTGGCTCAGATCGCCCGCGCCGAGGGCAAACCACTCGTCATCTGTTTCGACCAGATCAACAATCTGCCGCGGCAACAGATCGCGGACGTGTCCCGTCTGCTCCACGACTTAAATGATCGCTTGCGGAACACGCTCCTGGTTCTCTCCGAAGTGCAAGGCGAACTCGTTAAGTTGACAGAGGCAGGAGTCATTTCGCAGGCGACCTGGGATCGCTTGTCTGCGAATAAGGTGGAATTGCAGCGTGTGATCGTGCCAAAGTGTCGGCGCATTCTTGAAGCGAGGTTGGAACAGTTCCTCGTACCGTTCGAGGGTGAGGAGGAAGTGAAACGGCACTACACAGAAGACGGTCTGTTCCCGCTCGGAGAAAACTGGTTCCGTGATCGATTCGGCAAGTCCGTCGACGTGCGCCCGCGCCACATGATCGACGCGGCCCGCGAGCAGTGGGAGGAGCTTCAGAAGTCACTCGTTGCGACACCGGACAAACGGAAGTGGCTCGACCGGTGGCCGAACGTGGACCGCACCGTTAAAGAGCCCCGCAAGGTCGAAGAACTGATCGACGAAGAGGTGGGGAAGGCCGTAAGCGGGCGGATCACGCGGCACACGGCGACTTCCAATGCACTTCCACCGAACGCCGACAACTTGTGTGGACTGACAGAAGCTCTACTTGCCGCGAGTGGGGTCGGGCTAGCCGTCAGTCGACCGAAACACGGCTCCCCTTACGATTTGCTCGTGCGCGCGTCGCGACCTGGGGGCGGAGAGACGACGACCGGTCTCGTCTTCGTGGCGACCGGCAGTTCAAATAGTGTCACGAGTGCGCTCGCCCGGCTCCTCGGTGACAAGAACACGCCCAATCAGGTTATTCTCGTTACCGATCAGCGGCTGCCACTCGCCTTCGGTCGGGCGACAAAGGCTCAAGGGCGCAACCACTACACCGCGCTGAAGACCGTGCCCGGGTTCGAGCACCTCGAACTGCCACTCACTGAATACGCCGCCCTCGAAGCACTCGACACTGTTTCCCGACAGGCACGCGACCTGGAGATTCGCCAGCCCGACGGATCGGCACGGGCGCTTCAGCGAGACGAGGTGATAGCTTCATACCGGCGCACCGGGCGATTCAAGACGCACCCGCTGCTCAGTCGGTTCATCGGGGACGCGCTGCCACCCGTTAAGGTGACCATCACCGATGTTGAGGTGCGCACATTCATTGACGGGCGGCTCGCGATCACGATGGGAACCGACACCCAGGAGCTGGCCCGGCAGTTTCTCAACCAGCTTCCGCCCGACCGCCGGGTCGGGCTGGATGTGGCTGGTTGCCGAACACGGATCGAAGCGGTTGCGAAGGTGATGTCCGAGTCCAAAGACATCGCCATGACGAAGCTCCCCGACGGCTTCTTCTTGCTCCCGAAGCGCCGGCCCGCGACGCGCTAG
- a CDS encoding PD-(D/E)XK nuclease family protein, with translation MPPVRFSASQVCVAAACPRILYFDAARARADNAARPAVTRIWRPGDDTVAAGALFHAAADAFHREHRRLFAAKELAALLTSNVNRDALATALLNAFYWECVDREALAAKDGEQQRAFMDVLRNYTTELADVLAHALGSGRPPAEVLDELFADTRRRVDVTFPVGPAGEPVHVTGVLDYVFHDWRSGRDRVLDYKLLPPAAADKFQVGIYALMHHVQHGTQPSAGVLYLHPRRELHELSWDEVRGSRATVFNLLASMREWVKFDESTGRGLKPPGSPDVCSRCRWRHECSRRLGPVNEGTRLTHWTDASADPVRLEVRPPVEDPAPAPLPGGLWLGQVNPGIPATVPLTALPTHVAVVGAAGSGKTWLAKAVAEEAVLAGVAVLAIDPQGDLVQFLRPADPAKLQPAEIERASRFRQTADVRILTPGTDHGTRVSLNPLKLSAGSGEDADDLLATTAAHLVTLAKATGEVESQKTFVFQLLRALTRGPARELTLGEVATALRDPTAAGLDDPDRFVKKAERERLARQLNNLEHGPAARLFTGGQPLDLGRLATPPVEGRVPLSVVYLNALADDAEKQGFVAALAVEVYRWMIASGGSAGRPRLLFYLDEARDYLPAGTAQPPAKKPLLRLFAQGRKYGVACLVCTQSPRSVDYNVFSNCSTKLIGRLESAQDVDRVREWFAPQGPPPGWLGGRVGAAPGSFVGRWPGQPSDTDGVGFQSRKLLTAHEGAWAPDRVATEVAAAK, from the coding sequence ATGCCGCCCGTTCGCTTCAGCGCGTCGCAGGTGTGCGTGGCCGCGGCCTGTCCGCGCATCCTCTACTTCGATGCCGCCCGCGCCAGAGCCGACAACGCGGCGCGGCCTGCGGTCACCCGCATCTGGCGCCCGGGCGACGACACGGTTGCGGCCGGGGCGCTGTTCCACGCGGCTGCCGATGCCTTTCACCGCGAACACCGCCGACTGTTTGCGGCCAAGGAACTCGCCGCTCTGCTCACATCGAACGTGAACCGCGACGCACTGGCCACCGCGCTGCTTAACGCCTTCTACTGGGAGTGCGTCGACCGCGAGGCGCTGGCCGCGAAGGACGGGGAGCAGCAGCGGGCGTTCATGGACGTGTTGCGGAATTACACCACCGAACTGGCCGACGTGCTGGCCCACGCGCTCGGTAGCGGGCGCCCGCCGGCCGAGGTGCTCGACGAACTGTTCGCCGACACCCGGCGCCGGGTGGACGTGACGTTCCCGGTCGGGCCGGCCGGCGAACCGGTTCACGTTACTGGCGTGCTCGACTACGTGTTCCACGACTGGCGGTCGGGGCGCGACCGCGTCCTCGATTACAAGCTGCTCCCACCGGCCGCGGCCGACAAGTTCCAGGTCGGCATCTATGCCCTGATGCACCACGTTCAGCACGGCACCCAACCGTCGGCCGGGGTACTCTACCTGCACCCGCGGCGCGAACTGCACGAACTCTCCTGGGATGAGGTTCGCGGGAGTCGCGCGACCGTGTTCAACCTGCTGGCGTCGATGCGGGAGTGGGTCAAGTTTGATGAATCGACCGGCCGGGGATTGAAGCCACCCGGCAGCCCGGACGTGTGTTCGCGGTGCCGGTGGCGGCACGAGTGCTCGCGGCGGCTCGGTCCGGTGAACGAAGGCACGCGACTGACTCACTGGACGGACGCGAGCGCGGACCCGGTGCGGCTGGAAGTGCGCCCGCCGGTGGAAGACCCAGCTCCGGCCCCGCTTCCTGGCGGGCTCTGGCTCGGCCAGGTCAACCCCGGTATCCCGGCTACGGTGCCGCTGACGGCGCTTCCGACACACGTCGCGGTGGTCGGTGCGGCCGGGAGCGGGAAGACGTGGTTGGCGAAGGCGGTTGCGGAAGAGGCGGTGCTGGCCGGAGTCGCGGTGCTGGCGATCGATCCACAGGGGGATCTCGTGCAGTTCCTTCGTCCGGCAGATCCGGCGAAGTTGCAGCCCGCCGAAATCGAGCGGGCTAGCCGGTTCCGGCAAACTGCGGACGTGCGCATCCTGACCCCTGGAACAGATCACGGCACGCGGGTTAGCCTGAATCCGCTGAAACTGTCCGCGGGCAGCGGGGAGGACGCCGACGACTTGCTGGCGACGACCGCCGCGCATCTGGTCACTTTGGCGAAGGCGACCGGGGAGGTGGAGTCGCAGAAGACGTTCGTGTTCCAGTTGCTGCGTGCGCTCACACGCGGACCGGCGCGCGAGCTGACGTTGGGGGAAGTGGCGACCGCTCTCCGCGACCCGACCGCGGCCGGGTTAGACGACCCGGACCGGTTCGTGAAGAAGGCCGAGCGGGAGCGGCTGGCCCGGCAACTCAACAATCTGGAGCACGGTCCGGCGGCTCGATTGTTTACCGGTGGGCAACCGCTCGACCTGGGCCGGCTGGCGACGCCACCGGTGGAAGGTCGTGTACCACTGAGCGTAGTGTACCTGAACGCGCTCGCGGACGACGCCGAGAAACAGGGCTTCGTGGCGGCTTTGGCGGTCGAAGTGTACCGGTGGATGATCGCGTCGGGCGGCTCGGCCGGTCGGCCGCGTTTGCTGTTCTACCTGGACGAAGCCCGCGACTATCTGCCGGCCGGGACCGCTCAACCGCCGGCCAAGAAGCCATTACTGCGCCTGTTCGCACAGGGGCGGAAGTACGGGGTCGCGTGTCTGGTGTGTACGCAGAGTCCGCGCTCGGTGGATTACAACGTGTTCAGCAATTGCAGCACGAAGTTGATCGGCCGTCTGGAGAGCGCTCAGGACGTGGACCGGGTGCGGGAGTGGTTCGCACCGCAAGGACCGCCTCCGGGGTGGCTGGGCGGTCGCGTGGGGGCCGCGCCGGGATCGTTCGTTGGCCGCTGGCCAGGGCAGCCGAGCGATACCGACGGCGTGGGCTTCCAGAGTCGCAAACTGCTGACCGCGCACGAGGGAGCGTGGGCGCCCGATCGCGTAGCGACGGAAGTCGCGGCTGCTAAATGA
- a CDS encoding nucleotidyltransferase domain-containing protein, with translation MSEVRADNLPPNFLIPVGSQVVLRYDRRVPSTDVMKPAGTVGEVVEAPESNDRPYLVRFLDGASFRLKFGELLVRRGDHTVEATATAGPDVSAFVVYRVMVGSRAFGLATESSDEDRRGVFLPPADWHWALTKPPEQVEFFTEGVEEVDWEVEKFVRLALQANPNILEVLWSPAVLHIDETGTELREMRTAFLSRHLYRTYSGYVLSQFRLMKRGFDTNRHYKPKHAMHLIRLLHSGIHALREGDIRVDVGEHRDELLAIRRGEVPFEAVEARALELDRVFQEAFASSRLPEKPDTESANRFLIAARRRRV, from the coding sequence ATGTCCGAGGTCCGCGCCGACAATCTTCCGCCGAATTTCCTGATCCCGGTCGGGTCGCAGGTGGTGCTGCGCTACGACCGGCGCGTTCCCAGTACAGACGTCATGAAGCCGGCGGGTACCGTGGGGGAAGTGGTGGAGGCGCCGGAGTCGAACGACCGGCCGTACCTCGTGCGGTTCCTGGACGGCGCGTCGTTTCGGCTGAAGTTCGGTGAGTTGCTCGTTCGGCGCGGGGACCACACCGTCGAAGCGACCGCGACCGCCGGGCCGGACGTGTCCGCGTTCGTGGTGTACCGGGTAATGGTGGGATCGCGCGCGTTCGGGCTGGCGACCGAGTCCTCCGACGAGGACCGCCGCGGCGTGTTCCTGCCGCCCGCCGACTGGCACTGGGCGCTCACCAAGCCGCCCGAGCAGGTCGAGTTCTTTACGGAGGGCGTTGAGGAGGTCGATTGGGAGGTCGAGAAATTCGTGCGGCTCGCACTTCAAGCGAACCCGAACATTCTCGAGGTGCTCTGGTCGCCCGCCGTGCTGCACATTGATGAAACGGGAACGGAGCTGCGCGAAATGCGCACCGCGTTCCTGTCGCGGCACCTGTACCGCACGTATTCGGGCTACGTTCTGTCGCAGTTTCGATTGATGAAGCGCGGGTTCGACACGAACCGGCACTACAAGCCGAAGCACGCGATGCACCTGATCCGCCTCCTGCACAGCGGCATTCACGCGCTCCGCGAGGGCGACATCCGGGTGGACGTGGGCGAACACCGCGACGAGCTGCTCGCTATTCGACGCGGCGAAGTGCCGTTCGAGGCGGTGGAGGCTCGCGCGCTGGAGTTGGATCGCGTGTTTCAGGAGGCGTTCGCGAGTTCCCGGCTCCCGGAGAAGCCCGACACGGAGAGCGCGAACCGGTTCTTGATCGCCGCCCGGCGCCGGCGGGTTTAG
- a CDS encoding HTTM domain-containing protein — protein MASELTPDTAPEPVYRSPWQKWVAFWFPAADPTTLGFIRLTTGLLVLYTHLAYSVDLQQFFGKHGWYSAAYIERERKEYPWQAAPLLDWNPKDVVPAKVPDFPHRRKAVIDFIRGLPADEAQRKRALEFLRRISASDNSDYQLQALGWFQDMRTFPERRDRYLSVLTSGSAPAKDEPAPPAFLTALPPDARQQVAADVRAFWEILPNNRADNSARAYVLNHLVELGPEYRGAFVNFLYTLPADPAERAKRIEYLDYWNNEPNKVVRTGHSIFSIWFHVTDPTQMALVHAAVLVAILLFTLGLFTRVTSVLVWVAVVGYIHRTQQVLFGMDTMMNILLFYLMIGNSGAALSLDRVIARYRAARASLARTGTIDAPTRAFLAAPSPSKGAGFALRLIQVHFCFIYLASGLSKLKGPAWWDGHAIWDVMVNPEFTLMQYEWYERALRAVAHIKPLYYAALALSAWSTLFTEIAGPFLLWTRLRWLIIFLASAMHAGIAVLMGLNLFELLMIVMLLAFLPDLVIRDRLRGGAGLAKVTFAFDPGSAVSRRAAALALAADTEGQVALTADSGLVTPALTDAGGARYSDARGVTALFRSLRVLSPVAFVLWIPGVRGVLAKRLFPAPAGSVPPAPTAPTPVGAR, from the coding sequence ATGGCCTCTGAGTTGACGCCCGACACCGCGCCCGAGCCCGTGTACCGGTCCCCGTGGCAGAAGTGGGTCGCGTTCTGGTTCCCGGCCGCGGACCCGACCACGCTCGGGTTCATCCGCCTCACGACCGGGCTGCTGGTGCTGTACACGCACCTCGCGTACAGCGTGGACCTGCAACAGTTCTTCGGCAAGCACGGGTGGTACTCGGCCGCGTACATCGAGCGCGAGCGGAAGGAGTACCCCTGGCAGGCGGCGCCGCTCCTGGACTGGAACCCGAAGGACGTGGTGCCCGCGAAGGTGCCGGACTTCCCGCACCGGCGCAAGGCCGTCATCGACTTCATCCGCGGGCTGCCCGCGGACGAGGCCCAGCGCAAGCGCGCGCTCGAGTTCCTCCGCCGCATCAGCGCGAGCGACAATTCGGATTACCAGCTCCAAGCGCTCGGCTGGTTCCAGGACATGCGGACGTTCCCGGAGCGCCGCGACCGGTACCTGAGCGTGCTCACGAGCGGCTCGGCCCCGGCCAAGGACGAACCGGCCCCGCCCGCGTTCCTCACGGCGCTCCCACCGGACGCGCGCCAGCAGGTGGCGGCGGACGTGCGCGCGTTCTGGGAGATCCTGCCGAACAACCGCGCCGACAACAGCGCGCGGGCATACGTGCTCAACCACCTCGTCGAACTCGGGCCCGAGTACCGCGGGGCGTTTGTCAACTTCCTGTACACGCTCCCCGCCGACCCCGCGGAGCGCGCGAAGCGGATCGAGTACCTCGATTACTGGAACAACGAGCCGAACAAGGTGGTGCGGACCGGGCACAGCATCTTCTCCATCTGGTTCCACGTCACGGACCCGACGCAGATGGCGCTGGTCCACGCGGCCGTGCTGGTCGCGATCCTGCTGTTCACCCTCGGGCTGTTCACGCGGGTCACGTCGGTGCTCGTGTGGGTCGCGGTCGTCGGGTACATCCACCGGACGCAGCAGGTACTGTTCGGGATGGACACGATGATGAACATCCTGCTGTTCTACCTGATGATCGGGAACAGCGGGGCCGCGCTCTCGCTGGACCGCGTGATCGCCCGGTACCGTGCGGCCCGCGCGAGCCTCGCCCGCACGGGCACGATCGACGCTCCGACGCGGGCGTTCCTGGCCGCCCCGTCGCCCTCGAAGGGGGCCGGGTTCGCGCTGCGGTTGATCCAGGTCCACTTCTGTTTCATCTACTTGGCGTCCGGGCTGTCCAAGCTCAAAGGGCCGGCGTGGTGGGACGGGCACGCGATCTGGGACGTGATGGTGAACCCGGAATTCACCCTGATGCAGTACGAGTGGTACGAGAGGGCTCTCCGCGCGGTGGCGCACATCAAGCCGCTGTACTACGCGGCGTTGGCGCTGAGTGCGTGGTCCACGTTGTTCACCGAGATCGCGGGGCCGTTCCTGCTCTGGACGCGGCTGCGGTGGCTCATCATCTTCCTCGCGAGCGCGATGCACGCGGGCATCGCCGTGCTGATGGGGCTGAACCTGTTCGAGTTGCTGATGATCGTGATGCTCCTCGCGTTCCTACCGGACCTCGTGATCCGCGACCGGCTGCGGGGCGGCGCGGGTTTGGCGAAGGTGACGTTCGCGTTCGATCCCGGTTCGGCGGTATCGCGCCGCGCCGCAGCACTCGCGCTTGCCGCGGACACCGAGGGGCAGGTGGCGCTGACCGCCGATTCCGGACTCGTCACGCCGGCCCTGACGGACGCGGGTGGTGCCCGGTACAGCGACGCACGCGGCGTCACGGCGCTGTTCCGGTCCTTGCGGGTGCTCTCGCCGGTAGCCTTCGTGCTGTGGATACCGGGCGTTCGGGGCGTGCTGGCGAAGCGCTTGTTCCCCGCACCCGCGGGCAGTGTTCCTCCGGCCCCGACCGCACCCACACCGGTGGGCGCGCGATAA
- a CDS encoding alkaline phosphatase family protein, translated as MPRIPVILGALLIFATVAGVGGYFLLRPPEPKRQARPEPAPVDPGTPPGSDPKPATEQPKLVVLVVFDQMRGDYISRWAELYGPNGFERIKKDGVWFSECYIPYSCTSTGPGHASLSTGAPPSVHGIIENEWFDRKTGTQMYCCQPKRPYELVPPVPESLGKPGRGAATGYSPERLLAQTVADSLNESTKGQGRVFSLSIKDRTAVLMGGQKPTGAYCFDTRDGLFHTGAFYRDAPHPWVTEFNAAKPADAWFEQKWEKLRTDIDYAKFSGPDDAPGETVGYNGQGRVFSHPFKGKLTAPAKGYYSALECSPSGNEMLFGLVKKAVTAEKLGRGAVPDLLCVSFSSNDIIGHQYGPDSQEVMDVTLRADKLVGEFLTFLDTEVGKGKYTMVIAADHGVCPLPELPSTKAKYPAAQRATTEELAAGLEAALTEMYGKSDVKTKWIEVFDDDVWPWLYLNHKTIEARKLKVEDVAERARDFAAGRGYVETAFTRKELEDGKFPPEQPFKKAVALAYHPDRCGDVIIIPKAGVQISKYTTGTGHGSPHPYDAHIPFLVYGAGVPALGKRAEKVSSLSVAPTLAWALGVPAPKQAAQFPPEVLPVKK; from the coding sequence ATGCCGCGTATCCCGGTCATTCTCGGCGCGTTGCTGATATTCGCGACCGTCGCAGGGGTCGGTGGGTATTTCCTGCTGCGCCCGCCCGAACCGAAGCGCCAAGCGCGCCCCGAACCCGCACCGGTCGATCCCGGCACACCGCCCGGTAGCGACCCCAAGCCCGCGACCGAGCAGCCAAAGCTCGTGGTGCTGGTGGTGTTCGACCAGATGCGCGGCGACTACATCTCGCGCTGGGCCGAACTCTACGGTCCCAACGGGTTCGAGCGCATCAAAAAGGACGGCGTCTGGTTCAGCGAGTGCTACATCCCCTACTCCTGCACGTCTACCGGCCCCGGGCACGCCTCGCTCTCGACGGGCGCGCCGCCGAGCGTTCACGGGATCATCGAGAACGAGTGGTTCGATCGCAAGACCGGCACGCAAATGTACTGCTGCCAGCCGAAGCGCCCGTATGAACTCGTTCCGCCGGTGCCCGAGAGCCTGGGCAAACCCGGACGTGGGGCGGCTACCGGCTACTCGCCCGAGCGCCTGCTCGCGCAAACAGTAGCCGACTCGCTCAACGAGTCGACGAAGGGCCAGGGACGCGTGTTCTCGCTCTCCATCAAGGACCGCACCGCGGTGCTGATGGGAGGGCAGAAGCCGACCGGCGCGTACTGCTTCGATACGCGCGACGGGCTGTTCCACACCGGCGCGTTCTACCGCGACGCCCCGCACCCGTGGGTCACCGAGTTCAACGCCGCGAAGCCCGCTGATGCGTGGTTCGAGCAGAAGTGGGAGAAGTTGCGGACCGACATCGACTACGCAAAGTTCAGCGGCCCGGACGACGCCCCGGGCGAAACGGTCGGCTACAACGGCCAGGGGCGCGTGTTCTCGCACCCGTTTAAGGGCAAGCTCACCGCCCCCGCGAAGGGTTACTACTCCGCCCTGGAGTGCTCGCCTTCTGGCAACGAGATGCTGTTCGGCTTGGTGAAAAAGGCTGTCACCGCGGAGAAACTCGGGCGCGGCGCGGTGCCCGATCTGCTGTGCGTCAGCTTCTCCTCGAACGACATCATCGGGCACCAGTACGGCCCCGACTCACAGGAAGTGATGGACGTGACCCTGCGTGCCGACAAGCTCGTCGGCGAGTTCCTGACCTTCCTCGATACGGAAGTCGGTAAGGGGAAGTACACGATGGTCATCGCGGCCGACCACGGCGTGTGCCCGTTGCCGGAACTCCCGTCCACGAAGGCCAAGTACCCGGCCGCGCAGCGCGCGACGACCGAGGAACTGGCCGCCGGCCTCGAAGCGGCGCTCACCGAGATGTACGGCAAGTCCGACGTGAAGACGAAATGGATCGAGGTCTTCGACGACGACGTGTGGCCGTGGCTGTACCTGAATCACAAGACCATCGAGGCCCGCAAGCTAAAGGTCGAGGACGTCGCCGAGCGCGCACGCGACTTCGCGGCCGGGCGCGGGTATGTCGAGACGGCGTTCACGCGGAAAGAACTCGAAGACGGGAAGTTCCCGCCGGAGCAACCGTTCAAGAAAGCCGTCGCACTCGCGTACCACCCGGACCGGTGCGGCGACGTCATCATCATTCCCAAGGCCGGCGTGCAGATCTCGAAGTACACGACCGGAACGGGTCACGGCAGCCCGCACCCCTACGACGCACACATCCCGTTCCTGGTGTACGGTGCGGGCGTTCCTGCACTCGGCAAGCGGGCAGAGAAGGTGTCGTCGCTGTCGGTCGCACCGACGCTGGCGTGGGCACTGGGCGTTCCCGCTCCGAAACAAGCGGCGCAGTTCCCCCCGGAAGTGCTCCCGGTGAAGAAATAG
- a CDS encoding DUF2617 family protein, whose translation MGEPLVRPTVAELEFRLYDRPLHPELLDVVAVRSVAHAGARLTVRLTRTGHALSWAGPSAHIEEVITTTGADLPETGLRLAHRFDGGRRGNCAFPTVRYQVSGQIEVLKPEQFVHVHAELLADGARKGLVFHSPENNRIGLSPIGVVIIEALPQCLSVNAFHTFPEEFAVVKTQSLIEPIS comes from the coding sequence ATGGGCGAGCCCCTGGTTCGGCCGACGGTCGCGGAACTCGAGTTCCGGCTCTACGACCGCCCGCTGCACCCCGAATTACTGGACGTCGTGGCCGTGAGGTCCGTGGCGCACGCTGGTGCGCGACTCACGGTCCGGCTCACGCGCACGGGCCACGCCCTGAGCTGGGCCGGCCCCAGTGCCCATATAGAAGAGGTAATTACGACCACCGGGGCGGACCTACCCGAAACGGGGCTGCGTCTCGCACACCGGTTCGACGGCGGGCGCCGCGGGAATTGTGCGTTCCCCACTGTGCGGTACCAGGTATCGGGCCAGATCGAGGTGCTGAAGCCGGAACAGTTCGTTCACGTCCACGCGGAACTGCTCGCCGACGGCGCGCGAAAGGGGCTCGTCTTCCACAGCCCGGAGAACAACCGGATCGGTCTGTCACCGATCGGCGTGGTGATCATCGAAGCCCTGCCCCAATGTCTGAGCGTGAATGCGTTTCACACGTTCCCTGAAGAATTCGCTGTCGTCAAAACACAATCGTTGATCGAACCAATTTCGTAG